In the genome of Calliopsis andreniformis isolate RMS-2024a chromosome 10, iyCalAndr_principal, whole genome shotgun sequence, one region contains:
- the Nsun5 gene encoding nop2/Sun-like domain containing protein 5, translated as MPSGFEHSIKVPRLYKTAAKIIQEVSENGGSLKSLIYEQKHPNVSAIYSLCYNTLQREALLSSLLNKTRILLNEPRLNPWLARILINELLWGKQTLKTECKPAKIVLTYEKQLREELSQVKDVEALQLPTQTVRKPRYVRVNTLLLPLSKAIAYFQEEGWSLQPKCSTYAAHLAAVKNLSKPKFMQDFHVPELLVFPPNTTFHNHLGYKNGEIVLQDKASCLPSQLLNPESGSVVLDMCAAPGMKTSHLAAMMKNNGKLYAVEVDTRRYATLCEQMKLTSSSCVETINKDALTLEAKEYSDVEYILVDPTCSGSGMINRQMVKGKEEYSEQRLKQLQAFQVFLLRHALLNFPNVKRVVYSTCSKHAEENEQVVDEILDNVQDAYKLVSVKSLLKDNWINYSSKNYKCSDKCLYAKSNVDLCNDFFVAVFERNSSVPLPDYKKFERSESNSVMRKKRFRRKSMSSQNTTAEDSMLNVSSDSIKFLAEMPSQANNDDGEKANEPPAKKRKKRFLRKKKKQPGEGTPVGSKQVNTPKKKQS; from the exons ATGCCTAGCGGATTCGAGCATTCTATCAAAGTCCCAAGACTTTACAAAACTGCAGCAAAGATTATCCAAGAAGTGAGCGAGAACGGTGGCAGCCTCAAATCTTTGATTTACGAACAGAAGCATCCT AATGTGTCTGCAATATACTCTTTGTGCTACAATACGTTGCAAAGAGAGGCTCTGCTAAGTTCTCTTTTGAACAAAACGCGTATATTGCTGAACGAGCCTCGTTTGAACCCATGGTTGGCAAGGATTCTGATAAACGAGTTGCTTTGGGGAAAACAGACCCTGAAGACAGAATGTAAGCCCGCTAAAATTGTACTCACTTATGAGAAGCAACTGCGGGAGGAATTGAGCCAAGTTAAAGATGTAGAAGCGCTTCAGCTGCCTACTCAGACAG TTCGAAAACCGAGGTATGTCCGTGTCAACACGTTATTACTGCCGCTAAGCAAGGCAATTGCCTACTTCCAAGAAGAAGGATGGTCTCTTCAGCCAAAATGCTCTACTTATGCAGCACATCTTGCTGCTGTAAAGAATTTATCAAAGCCAAAATTTATGCAAGACTTCCATGTCCCAGAACTACTCGTTTTCCCACCTAACACCACGTTTCATAATCATCTTGGATATAAAAATGGAGAAATAGTTTTACAAGATAAG GCAAGCTGCCTTCCATCGCAGTTATTGAATCCAGAATCTGGCTCTGTAGTGCTCGATATGTGTGCAGCTCCAGGAATGAAAACATCTCATTTGGCTGCAATGATGAAGAATAACGG GAAGTTGTATGCAGTAGAAGTTGACACACGAAGATACGCGACTTTGTGTGAGCAAATGAAACTAACAAGTTCTTCTTGCGTGGAGACTATTAATAAGGATGCGCTAACGCTTGAAGCAAAAGAATACTCTGACGTGGAATATATTCTAGTTGATCCAACTTGTTCTGGTTCAG GTATGATAAACAGGCAAATGGTAAAAGGAAAAGAGGAATATTCAGAGCAGCGTCTGAAACAACTGCAAGCGTTTCAAGTATTCCTTTTGAGGCACGCTCTTCTAAATTTCCCAAATGTGAAAAGGGTGGTTTACAGTACCTGTTCCAAGCATGCAGAAGAAAATGAGCAAGTGGTAGATGAGATTCTCGATAATGTCCAAGATGCATACAAGCTTGTTTCCGTAAAAAGTCTATTGAAGGATAACTGGATAAATTACAGCTCGAAGAATTACAAATGTTCTGACAAATGCCTTTACGCTAAATCTAACGTCGATTTATGCAACGATTTCTTCGTCGCAGTGTTCGAGCGAAACTCTAGTGTACCTCTGCCAGACTACAAAAAATTTGAGAGGAGTGAATCGAACTCGGTAATGAGGAAAAAGCGTTTTAGAAGAAAATCCATGAGCTCACAAAATACTACCGCGGAAGATAGTATGTTGAATGTTTCCTCTGACTCGATAAAATTTCTTGCTGAGATGCCTTCTCAAGCCAATAATGACGACGGAGAAAAAGCTAATGAACCTCCAGCAAAAAAGAGGAAGAAGAGATTTCTTCGTAAAAAGAAGAAGCAACCCGGTGAAGGAACTCCAGTAGGTTCGAAGCAAGTTAATACACC
- the LOC143184880 gene encoding uncharacterized protein LOC143184880, whose product MVLIIRNNRILSSRQSRIKRFFSYVHKDHSKSSEKEYPQEQSKDPSTMSLASVLGTLFLYSVAMFTLPFVAFFGVQHLMKTQLHVDRYVTNCCSVLAAVVTVNIIISCYAYHALHESDDTSDSDEVADQPSKESLNKKID is encoded by the coding sequence ATGGTTTTAATTATCCGCAACAACCGAATACTTTCTAGTCGACAATCTAGAATTAAAAGATTTTTTTCTTACGTACATAAAGATCACTCAAAGTCTTCTGAAAAAGAGTATCCTCAGGAACAGAGCAAAGATCCATCAACTATGAGTTTAGCATCAGTGTTAGGGACATTATTCTTGTATAGCGTGGCTATGTTTACATTACCATTTGTTGCATTTTTCGGAGTACAGCATTTAATGAAGACTCAGTTACATGTAGATAGATATGTAACAAACTGCTGTTCCGTGCTTGCTGCAGTGGTTACAGTGAACATAATAATATCTTGCTATGCTTATCATGCCCTTCATGAATCTGATGATACTTCTGATTCGGATGAAGTTGCAGATCAGCCTTCTAAAGAAAGtcttaataaaaaaattgattaa
- the Marf gene encoding mitochondrial assembly regulatory factor isoform X1, translating to MAAYINRTMSMIGGDSHIRSTDIRTDNSPLQIFVKAKKKINDIFVEIEDYVQDTLGFMKLLQVKGNIITPNEVQTIESYVNKVHAIRDVLKRDHMKVAFFGRTSNGKSTVINAMLRDKILPSGIGHTTNCFLQVEGSENGESYLITEGSTEKQPVQSVGQLGHALCKEKLCESHLVRIFWPKEKCLLLRDDVVFVDSPGVDVTPNLDEWIDKHCLDADVFVLVANAESTLMVTEKNFFHKVSTKLSKPNIFILNNRWDASASEPEFFDQLAKEQKEVRAQHQERAIDFLSRELKVYTPKDAEERVFFISAKETLQARMEEQRGQPAHNGALADGFQNRYFEFQDFERKFEECISKSAVKTKFEQHSERGKHIAKEIWQTMDNILERAQRMKSEQLQIKRDVHDKLNYTEQQLMLLTQEMKDKIHRIVEDVEQRVSKALSEEIHRLAVLVDEFSVPFHTDLLVLNVYKRELHKHVENGLGSNLRSRLSNALAMNMESSQREMTERMASLLPDNKRQMSLNILPRREFEMLYTLNCDNLCADFHEDLEFRFSWGFTAIIQKFAGRQSQKLAIANYPQDIPPAIMSPAESVDSIKFVSNTPCYQPRSDDWSLATRIAVASITSQGTMGGLIVAGFMLKTIGWRLIAVTGAIYGALYMYERLTWTNKAKEREFKRQYVSHATKKLKLIVDLTSANCSHQVQQELSSTFARLCHLVDETTSEMDTELKNIASTIRTLEEATSNAKVLRNKANYLEKELELFDAAYLKSLN from the exons ATGGCTGCCTACATCAATCGTACAATGTCCATGATTGGAGGAGACAGCCACATAAGATCAACAGATATTAGAACTGATAATTCTCCTCTTCAGATATTTGTTAAAGCAAAGAAAAAGATCAATGATATATTTGTGGAAATAGAGGACTATGTGCAGGACACCTTGGGATTTATGAAAT TACTCCAAGTTAAGGGTAATATTATCACACCTAATGAGGTACAGACAATTGAAAGCTATGTTAATAAAGTTCATGCCATTAGAGATGTACTTAAGAGGGATCACATGAAGGTTGCATTCTTTGGAAG GACCAGTAATGGAAAGAGTACAGTTATTAATGCAATGTTACGAGATAAAATTTTACCCAGTGGTATAGGACACACAACAAATTGTTTTTTGCAAGTTGAAGGCTCAGAAAATGGCGAATCTTATCTTATTACCGAAGGATCTACAGAAAAACAACCTGTTCAATCAGTGGGTCAATTAGGTCATGCTTTATGTAAAGAAAAATTGTGTGAAAGTCATTTAGTAAGAATATTTTGGCCAAAAGAAAAATGTTTGCTATTACGAGACGATGTAGTATTTGTTGACAGTCCTGGAGTAGATGTAACACCTAATTTAGATGAATGGATTGACAAACATTGTTTAGATGCAGATGTTTTTGTTTTGGTAGCCAATGCTGAGTCTACCTTGATGGTTACG gaAAAAAATTTCTTCCACAAAGTGTCTACAAAATTATCTAAACCAAATATCTTTATTCTAAATAATCGATGGGACGCATCCGCTTCAGAACCAGAATTCTTTGACCAA CTGGCCAAAGAGCAAAAGGAG GTGAGGGCGCAACATCAAGAACGAGCAATCGACTTTTTATCCAGAGAGTTGAAAGTTTATACTCCAAAAGATGCCGAGGAACGTGTCTTTTTTATTTCTGCGAAAGAAACTCTGCAAGCTCGGATGGAAGAACAACGTGGACAACCTGCTCATA ACGGTGCACTAGCAGATGGTTTCCAAAATCGATACTTCGAATTTCAAGATTTCGAACGAAAATTCGAGGAATGCATCTCAAAGTCCGCAGTAAAAACAAAATTCGAGCAACATTCTGAACGCGGCAAGCATATCGCTAA AGAAATTTGGCAAACAATGGACAATATATTAGAAAGAGCTCAGAGGATGAAAAGCGAGCAATTACAGATTAAACGAGACGTTCATGACAAGTTAAATTACACGGAACAGCAGTTAATGTTATTAACTCAAGAAATGAAGGACAAAATTCATCGCATAGTGGAGGATGTAGAGCAAAGGGTTTCTAAAGCTCTGAGCGAAGAAATTCATAGATTAGCAGTGCTTGTTGACGAATTCAGTGTTCCATTTCATACCGACTTATTAGTTCTAAACGTGTACAAACGTGAACTTCATAAACACGTGGAAAATGGCTTAG GCTCTAACTTAAGGTCGAGGCTTAGTAATGCATTGGCAATGAACATGGAAAGTTCGCAGAGAGAAATGACAGAGCGAATGGCAAGTTTATTGCCGGACAACAAAAGGCAAATGTCGTTAAACATTCTGCCGAGGAGAGAGTTCGAAATGTTATATACGTTAAATTGTGACAATTTGTGCGCGGACTTCCACGAAGACTTAGAATTTAGATTCTCTTGGGGATTCACAGCCATAATTCAAAAGTTTGCAGGAAGACAAAGCCAGAAACTAGCCATTGCCAATTATCCACAGGAT ATACCACCCGCAATAATGTCCCCTGCAGAAAGTGTTGATTCTATTAAATTCGTATCTAATACACCGTGTTATCAACCAAGGTCCGATGATTGGTCATTAGCCACTAGAATTGCAGTGGCATCTATAACATCTCAAGGAACTATGGGAGGTCTGATAGTCGCTGGTTTC ATGTTAAAAACAATTGGTTGGAGGCTTATAGCAGTAACTGGTGCTATATACGGTGCTTTATACATGTACGAACGACTAACGTGGACTAACAAAGCGAAAGAACGCGAATTTAAACGTCAGTATGTATCTCACGCTACGAAAAAGTTGAAACTAATTGTTGATCTTACATCGGCGAATTGTAGTCATCAAGTACAACA GGAGTTGTCAAGTACCTTTGCACGCTTGTGCCATTTAGTAGATGAAACGACGTCCGAAATGGACACCGAGTTAAAGAATATCGCAAGTACAATAAGAACACTCGAAGAGGCAACTAGTAACGCCAAGGTTTTACGAAATAAGGCTAATTATTTAGAGAAGGAACTCGAATTATTTGACGCAGCATATTTAAAATCGTTGAATTAG
- the Marf gene encoding mitochondrial assembly regulatory factor isoform X2 yields the protein MAAYINRTMSMIGGDSHIRSTDIRTDNSPLQIFVKAKKKINDIFVEIEDYVQDTLGFMKLLQVKGNIITPNEVQTIESYVNKVHAIRDVLKRDHMKVAFFGRTSNGKSTVINAMLRDKILPSGIGHTTNCFLQVEGSENGESYLITEGSTEKQPVQSVGQLGHALCKEKLCESHLVRIFWPKEKCLLLRDDVVFVDSPGVDVTPNLDEWIDKHCLDADVFVLVANAESTLMVTEKNFFHKVSTKLSKPNIFILNNRWDASASEPEFFDQVRAQHQERAIDFLSRELKVYTPKDAEERVFFISAKETLQARMEEQRGQPAHNGALADGFQNRYFEFQDFERKFEECISKSAVKTKFEQHSERGKHIAKEIWQTMDNILERAQRMKSEQLQIKRDVHDKLNYTEQQLMLLTQEMKDKIHRIVEDVEQRVSKALSEEIHRLAVLVDEFSVPFHTDLLVLNVYKRELHKHVENGLGSNLRSRLSNALAMNMESSQREMTERMASLLPDNKRQMSLNILPRREFEMLYTLNCDNLCADFHEDLEFRFSWGFTAIIQKFAGRQSQKLAIANYPQDIPPAIMSPAESVDSIKFVSNTPCYQPRSDDWSLATRIAVASITSQGTMGGLIVAGFMLKTIGWRLIAVTGAIYGALYMYERLTWTNKAKEREFKRQYVSHATKKLKLIVDLTSANCSHQVQQELSSTFARLCHLVDETTSEMDTELKNIASTIRTLEEATSNAKVLRNKANYLEKELELFDAAYLKSLN from the exons ATGGCTGCCTACATCAATCGTACAATGTCCATGATTGGAGGAGACAGCCACATAAGATCAACAGATATTAGAACTGATAATTCTCCTCTTCAGATATTTGTTAAAGCAAAGAAAAAGATCAATGATATATTTGTGGAAATAGAGGACTATGTGCAGGACACCTTGGGATTTATGAAAT TACTCCAAGTTAAGGGTAATATTATCACACCTAATGAGGTACAGACAATTGAAAGCTATGTTAATAAAGTTCATGCCATTAGAGATGTACTTAAGAGGGATCACATGAAGGTTGCATTCTTTGGAAG GACCAGTAATGGAAAGAGTACAGTTATTAATGCAATGTTACGAGATAAAATTTTACCCAGTGGTATAGGACACACAACAAATTGTTTTTTGCAAGTTGAAGGCTCAGAAAATGGCGAATCTTATCTTATTACCGAAGGATCTACAGAAAAACAACCTGTTCAATCAGTGGGTCAATTAGGTCATGCTTTATGTAAAGAAAAATTGTGTGAAAGTCATTTAGTAAGAATATTTTGGCCAAAAGAAAAATGTTTGCTATTACGAGACGATGTAGTATTTGTTGACAGTCCTGGAGTAGATGTAACACCTAATTTAGATGAATGGATTGACAAACATTGTTTAGATGCAGATGTTTTTGTTTTGGTAGCCAATGCTGAGTCTACCTTGATGGTTACG gaAAAAAATTTCTTCCACAAAGTGTCTACAAAATTATCTAAACCAAATATCTTTATTCTAAATAATCGATGGGACGCATCCGCTTCAGAACCAGAATTCTTTGACCAA GTGAGGGCGCAACATCAAGAACGAGCAATCGACTTTTTATCCAGAGAGTTGAAAGTTTATACTCCAAAAGATGCCGAGGAACGTGTCTTTTTTATTTCTGCGAAAGAAACTCTGCAAGCTCGGATGGAAGAACAACGTGGACAACCTGCTCATA ACGGTGCACTAGCAGATGGTTTCCAAAATCGATACTTCGAATTTCAAGATTTCGAACGAAAATTCGAGGAATGCATCTCAAAGTCCGCAGTAAAAACAAAATTCGAGCAACATTCTGAACGCGGCAAGCATATCGCTAA AGAAATTTGGCAAACAATGGACAATATATTAGAAAGAGCTCAGAGGATGAAAAGCGAGCAATTACAGATTAAACGAGACGTTCATGACAAGTTAAATTACACGGAACAGCAGTTAATGTTATTAACTCAAGAAATGAAGGACAAAATTCATCGCATAGTGGAGGATGTAGAGCAAAGGGTTTCTAAAGCTCTGAGCGAAGAAATTCATAGATTAGCAGTGCTTGTTGACGAATTCAGTGTTCCATTTCATACCGACTTATTAGTTCTAAACGTGTACAAACGTGAACTTCATAAACACGTGGAAAATGGCTTAG GCTCTAACTTAAGGTCGAGGCTTAGTAATGCATTGGCAATGAACATGGAAAGTTCGCAGAGAGAAATGACAGAGCGAATGGCAAGTTTATTGCCGGACAACAAAAGGCAAATGTCGTTAAACATTCTGCCGAGGAGAGAGTTCGAAATGTTATATACGTTAAATTGTGACAATTTGTGCGCGGACTTCCACGAAGACTTAGAATTTAGATTCTCTTGGGGATTCACAGCCATAATTCAAAAGTTTGCAGGAAGACAAAGCCAGAAACTAGCCATTGCCAATTATCCACAGGAT ATACCACCCGCAATAATGTCCCCTGCAGAAAGTGTTGATTCTATTAAATTCGTATCTAATACACCGTGTTATCAACCAAGGTCCGATGATTGGTCATTAGCCACTAGAATTGCAGTGGCATCTATAACATCTCAAGGAACTATGGGAGGTCTGATAGTCGCTGGTTTC ATGTTAAAAACAATTGGTTGGAGGCTTATAGCAGTAACTGGTGCTATATACGGTGCTTTATACATGTACGAACGACTAACGTGGACTAACAAAGCGAAAGAACGCGAATTTAAACGTCAGTATGTATCTCACGCTACGAAAAAGTTGAAACTAATTGTTGATCTTACATCGGCGAATTGTAGTCATCAAGTACAACA GGAGTTGTCAAGTACCTTTGCACGCTTGTGCCATTTAGTAGATGAAACGACGTCCGAAATGGACACCGAGTTAAAGAATATCGCAAGTACAATAAGAACACTCGAAGAGGCAACTAGTAACGCCAAGGTTTTACGAAATAAGGCTAATTATTTAGAGAAGGAACTCGAATTATTTGACGCAGCATATTTAAAATCGTTGAATTAG
- the Coa8 gene encoding cytochrome c oxidase assembly factor 8 isoform X2 — translation MARLWNCLQTNYCNKVVRLYSTKACPNLKSISQIDIIGPPDPVTNLRPIIFAKSQNETSLEKRYREAREDTQLWNQKFWTRHNNSFIQERKKFQEHLKAQGKTSITADDMSVFYKHFLDKNWKTHFNYNIAWYKRNITLLFLEIGVRISKLKFK, via the exons ATGGCTCGTTTATGGAATTGTTTACAAACAAACTATTGCAACAAAGTAGTTCGACTGTACAGCACA AAAGCATGTCCTAACCTAAAATCTATATCGCAAATTGACAttattggaccaccagatccagttaCTAACTTAAGACCGATAATATTCGCGAAATCTCAAAATGAAACAAGCCTGGAGAAGCGATACAGGGAAGCCAGAGAAGACACTCAACTTTGGAATCAAAAATTTTGGACAAGGCACAATAACAGTTTCATACAA GAACGTAAAAAATTTCAAGAGCATCTGAAGGCTCAAGGGAAGACATCTATTACTGCAGATGATATGTCAGTATTCTATAAACATTTTTTGGATAAGAATTGGAAGACACACTTCAATTATAACATTGCATGGTACAAAAGAAACATTACATTATTGTTTCTTGAAATTGGGGTAAGAATATCTAAACTAAAATTTAAGTAG
- the Coa8 gene encoding cytochrome c oxidase assembly factor 8 isoform X1: protein MELFTNKLLQQSSSTVQHSKHFQYYVNLSFGKFIFIYNFHFNQKACPNLKSISQIDIIGPPDPVTNLRPIIFAKSQNETSLEKRYREAREDTQLWNQKFWTRHNNSFIQERKKFQEHLKAQGKTSITADDMSVFYKHFLDKNWKTHFNYNIAWYKRNITLLFLEIGVRISKLKFK, encoded by the exons ATGGAATTGTTTACAAACAAACTATTGCAACAAAGTAGTTCGACTGTACAGCACAGTAAGCACTTTCAGTATTATGTTAATTTAAGTTTTGGGAAATTCatatttatttacaattttCATTTTAATCAGAAAGCATGTCCTAACCTAAAATCTATATCGCAAATTGACAttattggaccaccagatccagttaCTAACTTAAGACCGATAATATTCGCGAAATCTCAAAATGAAACAAGCCTGGAGAAGCGATACAGGGAAGCCAGAGAAGACACTCAACTTTGGAATCAAAAATTTTGGACAAGGCACAATAACAGTTTCATACAA GAACGTAAAAAATTTCAAGAGCATCTGAAGGCTCAAGGGAAGACATCTATTACTGCAGATGATATGTCAGTATTCTATAAACATTTTTTGGATAAGAATTGGAAGACACACTTCAATTATAACATTGCATGGTACAAAAGAAACATTACATTATTGTTTCTTGAAATTGGGGTAAGAATATCTAAACTAAAATTTAAGTAG
- the LOC143184368 gene encoding uncharacterized protein LOC143184368 isoform X2, giving the protein MLHRCLKLFTRKRSRYVSWNILLLWGFGLWIALCTSNLYHSDGLTQEAVMIYQQNWNSGTAYDIAIKSAIAENFSHVAIRNCTLCSIVFMVTAALQYVYVLLLGCFIIPFICMHKHIKKRIKLSNNIIDYFHSIGTYLKTFTKRPEQNCTLDREIVDKFDFCVLQSSLITTYETSAQYLQEKLIYERKEEYTLEGNKIEYLFNANISIVQDKITFSNYTLLLFYNYGLPRYFNNQRFNYTCFLTNYNVNRSLVQTKSNLKLSNYKKNCNHQLKTGIPKRIISSSPEFQKFVANLKPSRFFYPCKLEVSTSYIIRIKSVYK; this is encoded by the exons ATGCTTCATCGTTGCTTAAAATTATTTACGCGGAAAAGGTCGCGTTACGTATCGTGGAATATTTTATTGCTCTGGGGATTTGGATTATGGATAGCATTGTGTACAAGCAACTTGTATCACTCAGATGGTTTAACACAAGAAG CTGTAATGATTTATCAACAAAATTGGAATTCTGGAACTGCATATGACATTGCAATAAAATCAGCGATTGCAGAAAATTTCTCACATGTTGCAATAAGAAATTGCACTCTATGCAGCATTGTATTTATGGTAACAGCTGCACTCCAATATGTTTATGTTCTTCTCTTAGGGTGTTTTATAATCCCCTTCATATGTATGCATAAACATATAAAGAAAAGGATAAAATTATCAAATAACAT AATTGATTATTTTCATTCAATTGGCACATATTTGAAAACTTTTACAAAACGTCCTGAACAAAATTGTACTCTTGATAGAGAGATAGTAGACAAATTTGATTTCTGTGTCTTACAATCAAGCTTGATTACAACATACGAAACGAGTGCACAGTACTTGCAGGAAAAGCTAATATATGAACGAAAAGAAGAATATACCTTGGAAGGAAAtaaaattgagtatttattcAATGCTAACATAAGTATTGTACAAGATAAAATTACTTTTAGTAATTACACATTGTTACTCTTCTATAATTATGGTCTGCCCCgttatttcaataatcaacgctTTAATTATACTTGCTTCTTAACAAACTATAATGTGAATCGCAGTTTAGTGCAGACAAAGAGTAATCTAAAGTTATCGaactataaaaaaaattgtaatcatCAGTTAAAAACAGGTATCCCAAAACGCATTATAAGTTCTTCGCcagaatttcaaaaatttgtagCGAATTTAAAACCGTCCCGATTTTTTTATCCGTGCAAACTCGAAGTGTCTACAAGTTATATTATACGTATAAAGTCGGTGTACAAATAG
- the LOC143184368 gene encoding uncharacterized protein LOC143184368 isoform X1: MLHRCLKLFTRKRSRYVSWNILLLWGFGLWIALCTSNLYHSDGLTQEGNYHKYHCTCVCQTNYNKNARLAVMIYQQNWNSGTAYDIAIKSAIAENFSHVAIRNCTLCSIVFMVTAALQYVYVLLLGCFIIPFICMHKHIKKRIKLSNNIIDYFHSIGTYLKTFTKRPEQNCTLDREIVDKFDFCVLQSSLITTYETSAQYLQEKLIYERKEEYTLEGNKIEYLFNANISIVQDKITFSNYTLLLFYNYGLPRYFNNQRFNYTCFLTNYNVNRSLVQTKSNLKLSNYKKNCNHQLKTGIPKRIISSSPEFQKFVANLKPSRFFYPCKLEVSTSYIIRIKSVYK, translated from the exons ATGCTTCATCGTTGCTTAAAATTATTTACGCGGAAAAGGTCGCGTTACGTATCGTGGAATATTTTATTGCTCTGGGGATTTGGATTATGGATAGCATTGTGTACAAGCAACTTGTATCACTCAGATGGTTTAACACAAGAAGGTAATTATCATAAGTATCATTGTACGTGTGTGTGTCagactaattataataagaatgcTCGTTTAGCTGTAATGATTTATCAACAAAATTGGAATTCTGGAACTGCATATGACATTGCAATAAAATCAGCGATTGCAGAAAATTTCTCACATGTTGCAATAAGAAATTGCACTCTATGCAGCATTGTATTTATGGTAACAGCTGCACTCCAATATGTTTATGTTCTTCTCTTAGGGTGTTTTATAATCCCCTTCATATGTATGCATAAACATATAAAGAAAAGGATAAAATTATCAAATAACAT AATTGATTATTTTCATTCAATTGGCACATATTTGAAAACTTTTACAAAACGTCCTGAACAAAATTGTACTCTTGATAGAGAGATAGTAGACAAATTTGATTTCTGTGTCTTACAATCAAGCTTGATTACAACATACGAAACGAGTGCACAGTACTTGCAGGAAAAGCTAATATATGAACGAAAAGAAGAATATACCTTGGAAGGAAAtaaaattgagtatttattcAATGCTAACATAAGTATTGTACAAGATAAAATTACTTTTAGTAATTACACATTGTTACTCTTCTATAATTATGGTCTGCCCCgttatttcaataatcaacgctTTAATTATACTTGCTTCTTAACAAACTATAATGTGAATCGCAGTTTAGTGCAGACAAAGAGTAATCTAAAGTTATCGaactataaaaaaaattgtaatcatCAGTTAAAAACAGGTATCCCAAAACGCATTATAAGTTCTTCGCcagaatttcaaaaatttgtagCGAATTTAAAACCGTCCCGATTTTTTTATCCGTGCAAACTCGAAGTGTCTACAAGTTATATTATACGTATAAAGTCGGTGTACAAATAG